The Rhodothermales bacterium genome includes the window CAGGCCGCTCAAGCCGTGGGTGTGGGGGCCGTGGACCCGCAGACCTTTGCCCTGACCATTGGCACCTCCGGCGTTGTGTTTGCCCCTTCGGCGACTCCACGCACGGATCCGACCGGTAGCGTACACGCGTTTCCCCACGCCCTTCCCGGAATGTGGCACCTCATGGGCGTGATGCTGTCCGCCGGTGGCAGCCTTGCGTGGTATCGGGACACCCTGGCAGCGGATGTACCCTTCGCTCAGTTGCTTGAGGAGGCTGCGGGTATTCCGGCCGGATGTGAGGGCCTCTCGTTTCTTCCTTACCTGAGCGGAGAGCGCACCCCCCATGCCAATCCGGACGCGACGGGTGCCTTCGTGGGCCTTACCCGCCGCCACCGGAGGGGCCACCTCACCCGCGCCGTGCTGGAGGGCGTCGCGTTCGGACTACGAGACAACCTTGACTTGCTGGCCAAAGTCGGCCTCGACCGTCCGAGTCAGTTGCGCGCCAGCGGGGGCGCCATGAAGAGCCCGCTCTGGAGCCAGATCCTGGCCGATGTGCTGGAAACGGACCTCGTCCGCATGACGGATCTCGAGGGCGGCGCCCTGGGGGCGGCGCTTCTGGCCGGCCCGGCCGGCGGACTCTGGCCGGATGTAAAAAGCGGCGTCGAACAGTCCGTTTCGACCGACTCAACCGTCTCACCAGACTCACCGGGAGACTATGCGGAGCCGTTGGCGAGATTCCGGGCCCTGTATCCGGCTCTCCATGCCTAGCGCACTTTCAGCACTGCCTGTGAGCGCCAAAAGGCACCCTGTCGAATGACCACCTGATAAACGCCGGCTGCCAGCCCCCGAAGGTCGAGCTCGGACCGCCACGCGCCGGGGCGCACTGTCTCGTAGCGATGACGCTGAACCTCGCGGCCCAGAAGGTCATGCACTACGATGTCCACCGGCTCCGGTGATGGGATCAGGAGTTCGAGCTTCGCGCGGTCGGACGTTGGGTTCGGGTACGCTGCCGAAACCTCCAGGCTCGCGGGCAACTCGGGTCCGGCAGCAGACGAGACCGAACTGCCTGGCGTGGTAAGGCCGCCGCCCAGCGTCTGGCGGGGCACGCCAGGACCCTCCATTTCCACCCACAGCGCCGATCGTCCGGTGCCGCTCGCATAGGTAACAACCACGTCCACCGGCTGGCTCGGGTTCAGCCTGGTGCCGCGACTCCGGGTGACCCGCTCCGAGCCCGGACTGTCGAGGTCGGCCACCACGATGCCACCCAACGAGACATCTGCGGTACCCTGCGTGCGGAGGTGAACCGTGTATACCCCATCAGAAGGTGGATCGAATGTGCCGATCCACGTGGACGTGAACGGCGGGGCGCCGAATACCGGACCTCCGTCCCGCCAGTCGAAGGCCACGCCGGGCTCCTGGCGCTCAAGGCGCGACTGACCGGAGCGCGCCAGGTAAACCGCCTCCAGGCCTTCTGGCACGTCCGGGGCATCACCCAGACCAGCCCCATGGAATTTCAGGTAGTTGATGTTGAAGAGGCCCGAGTCTCCCACGGAGTTCGAGAACTCCAGGTACAGGGGGCCCTCCTGCGACACGTCATTGAGCGGCACAATGAGGTCGCGCCATTCCTGCCAGCCTCCGGTCGGCACTACGTAGACCTCCGCGACAATCGGACCGTCGAGCTCCCCGCGCCGCATGCGCAGCCAGCCGCCCGTGCCCGCCGACGCCACACGAAATGTCACAAAGTCCAGCGCGGTCAGGTCCATCTCATCAAACCGGATCCAGTCCCCGTGATCGATCCAGCCGATGTTTATCCCGCCTCCGAGCACATCGCTAGTGGTCTCCGTCTGAATGCCGTTTTCCGCATCGTAGTGCTCGGCTTCAACCAGTGTGGGCAGCAGCACCCGTTCTTCGGTCACGGTGAT containing:
- the xylB gene encoding xylulokinase, which encodes MGFVLGLDVSTTACKALLLHESERVLAVSASPHPLHTPQPLWSEQDPEDWWAASCLAIRGVLDQSGVDPGDVKAVGLTGQMHGLVLLDERGDVLRPAMLWNDQRASAECAEIREAVGLERLVAITGNDAFAGFSAPKLLWVRRHEPEVLARVRRVLLPKDYLRFRLTGRIATDLAGAGGTLFLDLTARNWSAELLRLLDVPGDWLPPVHEGPEVTGVVKADASRESGLPAGIPVVAGAGDQAAQAVGVGAVDPQTFALTIGTSGVVFAPSATPRTDPTGSVHAFPHALPGMWHLMGVMLSAGGSLAWYRDTLAADVPFAQLLEEAAGIPAGCEGLSFLPYLSGERTPHANPDATGAFVGLTRRHRRGHLTRAVLEGVAFGLRDNLDLLAKVGLDRPSQLRASGGAMKSPLWSQILADVLETDLVRMTDLEGGALGAALLAGPAGGLWPDVKSGVEQSVSTDSTVSPDSPGDYAEPLARFRALYPALHA